GAGGGGCTGTTCGAGAGCTTCGAAAGCCAGCTCGAGGCCAACTGGCGCGAGAGCGGCCGCACCGAATCCGGCAGCCTCTCCCTGGGCCTCGCAGAAACCGGTGAGGCGGTCGAAATCGCGTACGGCCCCGGCGAGCTGTCCGTCGACACGCGGGCGGACACCGACCCCGATCTCACCCTCGACCGGCTCTCGATGACGACGCTCCTGTTCGGCTTCCACGAGCACATGCGAGAGACCAAACTCTCGGAGCCGGTGCTGGCGGCGGCGCTCCCGCTGCAGTTCTACATCTGGCCGACAGAACACGTCTGAACGGCCAGTTTTCCCGCCGATCGCGGCGTCGGTTTCCTCAGAGCGTGACGGGTCCGTGTTTCTCTCCCGACTCGTAGGCCGCACGAACGATCTCGAGGGCGGCCCGCCCGTCGCGGCCGGTGATCGGCGGCTCCGTCCCCCCGAGCACAGCCTCCGAAAAGTCCTCGATCAGACGCACGCCGGAGGGACGGCGCTCGGGGCTCGAGACCTCGTGCCACTCTTCCGCGGGGCCGAGACGGGTCTCGGCGTTCGTCCGGACCAGCAGCGGCTCCTCGACGACGAGTTCGCCCTCGGTGCCGTAAATCCGGGTTCCCCGTGTCGACCGGTCCCGCGGCGCGTCCTCGAGGAACGAACTCGCGTGGACGGTACCGATCGCGCCGTTGTCGTACCGGAGCGTGACGCTACAGAAGTCCTCGACCTCGACGTCCGTGGCGAACGTGTCGAGTTCGGCGTAGACGCGGGCGATCTCGAGTCCCGTCGCGTAGCGAACGGCGTCGAGGCTGTGAATCGCGTTCATGTTCAACACGCCGCCGCCGCTGTGTTCCCTCGAAGTCCGCCAGTCGGTCTCCACCCGGCCCGTGTAGCCGCCCGTCCAGTAGCTGTCGGGCTTTCGGACCATGACCTGCACCCGAATGCCGACGACGTCGCCGAGGAAGCCGTCCTCGAGCAGTTCCTTCGCTCTCTCGACCTGCGGGGAGTACCGCCGGGGCATGCAGACCGAGAGCGCGACGACGTTCTCCGCGCAGGCCGCGATCATCTCGTCGGCCTCGGCGACGGAGACGGCGATCGGCTTCTCGACCAGCACGTGCTTTCCGGCCTCGGCTGCGGCGATCGTCCCCTTCGCGTGGAGGTGATGCGGGGTCGCGATATACACCGCATCGACCGCCTCGTCCTCGAGGACGTCCGCCGTCGCCGTGGAGTGCGGAACGTCGAAGCGCTCGCCGATGTCTCGCGCGGCGTCGGCGTCGACGTCCATCACCGGCCCGAGTTCGGTGTTCTCGGCGCTCGCGATGCTATCTGCGGTTCGCTTGCTCGTGATCTCGCCGCAGCCGAGGACGCCGACGGTGCAGAGTTCAGACACGGATCCCCTTCGAGCCGCCGGCCGACCGCCCGCCGATCGGCGGCCGTCGATGATGTGCGACGCTCCCGTCTGCCGTTCGGATCGCTGACATGGGTTGTTCGGAGCGAGGGGCTCCGGTCTCATAACGCTGACGTCGGTTCGGCCGCCGCAACCGTATCAACCGAAAGCTATGTCCCGATTGACGGGAGTAGTAGCCGAACGCATGTCCGAGACACGCGGCAACTTCATCGGTGGCGAGTGGACAGATTCGGAGTCGAACGAGGCGTTCGTCGTCCGAAATCCGGCGGATCCGAGCGACGAGGTCGCGTCGTTCCCGCAGTCGTCGGCCGACGACGTCGACCGCGCCGTCGAAGCGGCGAGCGACGCCGCGGGAGCGTGGGCTGACACACCCGCATCGGAGCGCGGAGCGGTCCTCTCGCGGACCGCACGGGAACTCGAGGCCCGCACCGACGAACTCGCAGAAACGCTCGTGCGGGAGGAGGGGAAGGCTCGCCCCGAGGCGGCAGGCGAAGTCGGTCGCGCGGCCGACATCTTCGAGTACTACGCGGCGAAGACGCGGGACCTGGGCGGCGTCGTCAAGTCATCCAGCTCGAGCGGACAGCGCCTCTACACCGTCGCCGAACCGCTCGGCGTCACCGCCCTGATCACCCCCTGGAACTACCCGATCGCGATTCCGGCCTGGAAGCTCGCACCGGCGCTCGCAGCGGGGAACACGGCCGTACTCAAGCCGGCCACGCTCGCCCCGGAGATCGGCCGCCTGCTGATCGAGTGTCTCGAGGAGGCGGGCGTCCCCGACGGCGTCGTCAACTACGTTACCGGCTCCGGAAGCGAGGTCGGCGACGCCCTCGTCAGTCACGAAGACGTCGACGCTGTCTCCTTCACCGGCAGCGCCCGGGTTGGCGACGCTGTCTACCAGCGCGCCGCCGAGGACCAGAAGCGAGTGCAACTCGAGATGGGCGGCAAGAACCCGACGATCGTTTCGGAGAGCGCCGACGTCGAGGAAGCCGCAGAGATCGTCGCCACCGGCGCGTTCGGCGTCACCGGCCAGGCCTGTACCGCCTGCTCGCGGGCGATCGTCCACGAGTCGGTCCACGACGCGTTTCTCGAAGCCGTCGTCGAGCGCGCCGAAGCCATCGACGTCGGCCCCGGCCTCGAGGGCGGCGAGATGGGGCCGCAGGTCAGCGAGGACGAACTCGAGAGCACCCTCGAGTACGTCGACGTCGCGAAACGCGAGGGCGCGACGCTCGAGACCGGCGGCGGCCGGCCCGAAGACGAGCAGTGTGAGTCGGGGTACTTCGTCGAACCGACGGTATTCTCGGACGTCGACCCCGAGATGCGGATCGCCCAGGAGGAGGTGTTCGGCCCCGTGCTCTCCGTTCTCACCGTCTCCGACTTCGAGGAGGCGGTCGCCGTCGCCAACGACGTCGAGTACGGCCTCTCGGCGAGTATCGTAACGAACGATCACGCGGAGGCCAACCGCTTCGTCGACGACGTCGAGGCGGGCGTCGTCAAGGTCAACCAGAAGACGACCGGCCTCGAGTTGCACGTTCCGTTCGGCGGGATGAAAGCGTCCTCGAGTGAAACCTACCGCGAACAGGGCGACGCTGGCCTCGACTTCTACACCATCACGAAAACGGTGTACGACAGCTACTAGAGCCGTCCAAAGGGCAGCTGGCGTCAACCAGCGGGTCGTCGTTCGTCCGTCGCGGCCTCGAGCGAACCGACGAAAGACACCCGGGCGGGTGGGTCGGCGTGATCGAACCGTTCGGGGACGGCTATTCGGCCGACCACGACGAGACGAGCGGAATCGTCACGTCGTCGTCCTCGTCGATGATGTACCGGTAGCCGCCGTCTTCGAGCTGGTCGGGGTCCTCGAAGTCGCGGGTGAACGTCTTGTCGCCGACGTCGACCGTGACGAGGTTACCCCGGCCGCTCGAGAGCCCTTCGATCGGGTAGGCGCCGTTACCGCGACCGCGACGACTGCGTCCGAACGGCGGCTCCTCGGGGTCGGGGTGGCCCCGCCACGGGTTCGAGTCGTCGTTGTCGACGTAGACGAAGCCGGCGTGGCGCTCGAGTTCGCCGCGGTTGCCCGCGACCCGCATCGTGAGCTCGTTCTCGAGGCTGATATCGCGCGTGAAGTCCTCGACGAACGCCTGGACGGAGGCCGTCGACTCCTGGATCAGCGACTCGCCGTCGACGACGAGGTGGGTGCCGTCGTGGACGTAGGCGTACTCCGGCTCGCCGTTCTCGACGGAGTAGAGGCCGAAGAAGCCCTTGAACTCGAAGGTGTCGTCGACGACGACGGTTGTGTCGTCGTCGAACGCGCAGACGACGTAGTCGGTCCGGCCGGTCGTCAGCTCGACTCGGACCGCCCGCGCGTTCGTCGGCTCGCCGTCCTCGTCGACGGCGGGCACGACGTCGACCGAGTCGACGACGCGGTCGCCCTCGTAGTGCTCGATCGTCGAGACGAACGTGCTCTCGAGGTCGCCGCCCGACCGGTTGAGGAACGCGTAGGGGATCGAGGGCTCCGGCGTCGCACCGTCGGTGCTGTTCGGCGGGTAGCCGTCCGCGATGGCGACCTCGTCGAACTCGCCGAAAGATGTCAGCCGCATGGCGACGCCCTCGGCGTTGTCGTCGCGGAGGTCGAAGTGGTCCTCGACGTCCCACTCGATCGAAACCTTCTCGGCGGGGTCCGCGTCACGCGAGACGTTGTCGAAGTAGTTGTAGCCGGCACCTTCGGCCGCACCCCAGCCGGGGATCCGCTCGTCGTTGTAGTCCTCGTCGGCGTAGGG
The sequence above is drawn from the Natrononativus amylolyticus genome and encodes:
- a CDS encoding Gfo/Idh/MocA family protein encodes the protein MSELCTVGVLGCGEITSKRTADSIASAENTELGPVMDVDADAARDIGERFDVPHSTATADVLEDEAVDAVYIATPHHLHAKGTIAAAEAGKHVLVEKPIAVSVAEADEMIAACAENVVALSVCMPRRYSPQVERAKELLEDGFLGDVVGIRVQVMVRKPDSYWTGGYTGRVETDWRTSREHSGGGVLNMNAIHSLDAVRYATGLEIARVYAELDTFATDVEVEDFCSVTLRYDNGAIGTVHASSFLEDAPRDRSTRGTRIYGTEGELVVEEPLLVRTNAETRLGPAEEWHEVSSPERRPSGVRLIEDFSEAVLGGTEPPITGRDGRAALEIVRAAYESGEKHGPVTL
- a CDS encoding aldehyde dehydrogenase family protein: MSETRGNFIGGEWTDSESNEAFVVRNPADPSDEVASFPQSSADDVDRAVEAASDAAGAWADTPASERGAVLSRTARELEARTDELAETLVREEGKARPEAAGEVGRAADIFEYYAAKTRDLGGVVKSSSSSGQRLYTVAEPLGVTALITPWNYPIAIPAWKLAPALAAGNTAVLKPATLAPEIGRLLIECLEEAGVPDGVVNYVTGSGSEVGDALVSHEDVDAVSFTGSARVGDAVYQRAAEDQKRVQLEMGGKNPTIVSESADVEEAAEIVATGAFGVTGQACTACSRAIVHESVHDAFLEAVVERAEAIDVGPGLEGGEMGPQVSEDELESTLEYVDVAKREGATLETGGGRPEDEQCESGYFVEPTVFSDVDPEMRIAQEEVFGPVLSVLTVSDFEEAVAVANDVEYGLSASIVTNDHAEANRFVDDVEAGVVKVNQKTTGLELHVPFGGMKASSSETYREQGDAGLDFYTITKTVYDSY